From a region of the Stenotrophomonas sp. BIO128-Bstrain genome:
- a CDS encoding TonB-dependent siderophore receptor, producing the protein MTRSSASPLSRPSLLTLALVAALAGPALPAFAEAGPNEATTLDTVKVTADGEIPNSYTVKQASTATKLNLSLRHTPQSVTVLTRQRLDDMGLYALSDVMGQVTGVHVSVTDSERINYISRGYSITNFQIDGMLNTFGGSLKTNTDSAIYERIEVVRGATGLTTGAGDPSGTINMVRKRPTQEMAMSAGLTLGRWGNQRLEADIGGPIALDGRVRARFVAAKQQSDSFRDVYRLDKDVFYGIVQADLTDSTLFEVGYDYQSPETKGVTWGVVPYWGPDGKPANLPRSTNLSARWSSWPIVEKTTFVRLEQQLGNGWSLKASATRAKRNTDGDVWYGAQGYPAPDGTGVRAYLSHFAERSEMNVFDLNASGPFQLFGREHELVAGVGQSVRKGESPASAFTQPPGYDVVPDWRHWTGDVAPLPLTRHDWLASENELTQKAAYVAARLQLADPLLAVLGARYGSWETRSWRYTHDAAGNRTGTTRGGYKPDDSLTPYFGLVYDFSRQFSAYASYTDIFQPQDYRDKNNDYLEPVVGDMWEAGLKGEFFGGRLNTSAAVFKGEKDNVAELDDSVPAASLPDGSSAYRSTGKGNKVKGWELEAQGSLTANWNLSAGFAHTTIRNQAGVAQNTTNPVDTFRLNTSWRPSGEWNRLSLGGGVTWQSRIYRTSTKPRADYATSGRTESAFITQDAFYLVNVFAGYRFNDNFSAQLNVNNLLDKKYFSNVGFYNGVYWGEPRNVMLNLRWKL; encoded by the coding sequence ATGACCCGTTCGTCCGCGTCACCGTTGTCCCGGCCATCGTTGTTGACCCTCGCGCTTGTTGCTGCCCTCGCCGGGCCGGCGCTGCCCGCCTTTGCCGAGGCCGGGCCGAATGAGGCAACCACGCTGGACACGGTCAAGGTGACCGCCGATGGCGAGATCCCGAATTCCTACACGGTCAAGCAGGCCAGCACCGCCACCAAGTTGAACCTGTCGCTGCGCCACACCCCCCAGTCGGTCACCGTGCTGACCCGCCAGCGTCTGGACGACATGGGCCTGTACGCCCTGTCCGATGTGATGGGCCAGGTCACCGGCGTGCATGTGTCGGTCACCGATTCGGAGCGCATCAACTACATCTCGCGTGGCTACAGCATCACCAATTTCCAGATCGACGGGATGCTCAACACGTTCGGTGGCTCGCTCAAGACCAACACCGACAGCGCGATCTACGAGCGCATCGAAGTGGTCCGCGGTGCCACCGGCCTGACCACCGGCGCCGGTGATCCGTCGGGCACGATCAACATGGTCCGCAAGCGACCGACCCAGGAGATGGCGATGAGCGCCGGGCTGACCCTGGGCCGCTGGGGCAACCAGCGTCTGGAAGCGGACATCGGCGGCCCGATCGCGCTGGATGGCCGCGTGCGTGCGCGCTTCGTGGCCGCCAAGCAGCAGAGCGATTCCTTCCGCGATGTGTACCGTCTGGACAAGGACGTGTTCTACGGCATCGTGCAGGCCGACTTGACCGACAGCACCCTGTTCGAAGTCGGCTATGACTACCAGTCGCCGGAAACCAAGGGCGTGACCTGGGGCGTGGTGCCGTACTGGGGCCCGGACGGCAAGCCGGCCAACCTACCCCGCTCGACCAACCTCTCGGCACGCTGGAGCAGCTGGCCGATCGTGGAGAAGACCACCTTCGTGCGCCTGGAGCAGCAACTCGGCAACGGCTGGTCGCTGAAGGCCAGCGCGACCCGCGCCAAGCGCAACACCGATGGCGACGTCTGGTATGGCGCGCAGGGGTATCCGGCACCGGACGGCACCGGGGTGCGCGCCTATCTCTCGCATTTCGCCGAGCGCAGCGAAATGAACGTGTTCGACCTCAACGCCAGCGGCCCGTTCCAGCTGTTCGGCCGTGAACACGAGCTGGTGGCGGGCGTCGGCCAATCCGTGCGCAAGGGCGAATCGCCTGCCTCGGCGTTCACGCAGCCGCCGGGCTATGACGTCGTGCCGGACTGGCGCCACTGGACCGGGGATGTCGCCCCGTTGCCGCTCACCCGGCATGACTGGCTGGCCTCGGAGAACGAGCTGACGCAGAAGGCCGCCTACGTGGCCGCCCGCCTGCAGCTGGCCGATCCGTTGCTGGCCGTGCTCGGCGCGCGCTACGGCAGCTGGGAAACCCGCAGCTGGCGCTACACCCACGATGCTGCCGGCAACCGCACCGGCACCACCCGCGGCGGCTACAAGCCCGACGATTCGCTGACCCCGTACTTCGGCCTGGTCTACGATTTCAGCAGGCAGTTCAGCGCCTACGCCAGCTACACCGACATCTTCCAGCCGCAGGACTACCGCGACAAGAACAACGACTACCTGGAGCCGGTGGTCGGCGACATGTGGGAGGCTGGCCTGAAGGGTGAATTCTTCGGTGGACGCCTGAACACCTCCGCCGCGGTGTTCAAGGGCGAGAAGGACAATGTCGCCGAGCTCGATGACTCGGTGCCGGCCGCCTCGCTGCCCGATGGCAGCAGCGCCTACCGTTCCACCGGCAAGGGCAACAAGGTCAAGGGCTGGGAACTGGAAGCCCAGGGCAGCCTGACCGCGAACTGGAACCTCTCGGCCGGTTTCGCGCACACCACCATCCGCAACCAGGCCGGCGTGGCGCAGAACACCACCAACCCGGTGGACACCTTCCGCCTCAACACCAGCTGGCGCCCGAGCGGTGAGTGGAACCGCCTGTCGCTGGGCGGTGGCGTGACCTGGCAGAGCCGGATCTACCGCACCAGCACCAAGCCGCGCGCGGATTACGCGACCAGCGGCCGTACCGAATCGGCGTTCATCACCCAGGACGCGTTCTACCTGGTGAATGTGTTCGCCGGCTACCGCTTCAACGACAACTTCTCCGCGCAGCTCAACGTCAACAACCTGCTCGACAAGAAGTACTTCAGCAACGTCGGTTTCTACAACGGCGTGTACTGGGGCGAACCGCGCAACGTGATGTTGAACCTGCGCTGGAAGCTCTGA
- a CDS encoding PepSY-associated TM helix domain-containing protein has translation MKNGFRQSMAWLHTWTGLLVGWLLLLIFMAGTASYYREEISRWMRPELPRSSVTADVAAERALTFLQHKAPQAESWNVTLPDPRNPAMRMFWRNPESMVKPPVEGERRRRGGGRFGDATVDPNTGEEIAARETRGGDFFYRLHFDLHYIPVYWARYLVGFCAMFMLVAIITGVITHKKIFKDFFTFRPEKGLRSWLDFHNVSAVMALPYHAMITYTGIVTLMFMYLPWGVSVAYPKDEEAFFSEAFARLAEIETPAEGRAKPLPIQQLLDSARAEWKGADVAGFTLYHPGAANAIVDITQRDGKRLSVDTPSLRFNAVTGQLLEASPASGGATQTRGVMYGLHLARFADWGLRALFFLSGLIGCLMVASGVVLWAVKERPKHAKSGKTGFGLRLVDALNIGAVAGLPIAFATYFLANRLLPVQMAERSNAEVNAFFYAWAAALLAGFIWPKRMMWTWQLYLGGVLFALIPVVNAFTTQAHLGVTLRTGDWVLAGFDLTMLAFGAMLAYCGHRMQRWQPPLSAAEKKRRQQAAAAEATA, from the coding sequence ATGAAGAACGGATTCCGCCAGTCGATGGCGTGGCTGCACACCTGGACCGGCCTGCTGGTCGGCTGGCTGCTGCTGCTGATTTTCATGGCCGGCACGGCCAGCTACTACCGTGAGGAAATCAGCCGCTGGATGCGCCCGGAACTGCCGCGCAGCAGCGTCACCGCCGATGTGGCCGCCGAGCGTGCGCTGACCTTCCTGCAGCACAAGGCGCCACAGGCCGAGAGCTGGAACGTCACCCTGCCTGACCCGCGCAACCCGGCGATGCGCATGTTCTGGCGCAACCCCGAATCAATGGTCAAGCCGCCGGTGGAAGGCGAGCGGCGCCGGCGCGGCGGTGGCCGTTTCGGCGATGCCACCGTGGATCCGAACACCGGCGAGGAAATCGCCGCGCGCGAAACCCGCGGTGGCGACTTCTTCTACCGCCTGCATTTCGACCTGCACTACATCCCGGTGTACTGGGCGCGTTACCTGGTCGGCTTCTGCGCGATGTTCATGCTGGTGGCGATCATCACCGGCGTGATCACGCACAAGAAGATCTTCAAGGACTTCTTCACCTTCCGCCCGGAGAAGGGCCTGCGTTCGTGGCTGGATTTCCATAACGTCAGCGCGGTGATGGCGCTGCCGTACCACGCGATGATCACCTATACCGGCATCGTCACCTTGATGTTCATGTACCTGCCGTGGGGCGTGAGCGTGGCCTACCCCAAGGATGAGGAGGCGTTCTTCAGCGAGGCCTTCGCGCGCCTGGCCGAGATCGAGACCCCGGCCGAAGGACGCGCCAAGCCGCTGCCGATCCAGCAGCTGCTGGACAGCGCCCGCGCCGAATGGAAGGGGGCGGATGTCGCCGGCTTCACCCTGTACCACCCGGGCGCAGCGAATGCGATCGTGGATATCACCCAGCGCGATGGGAAGCGCCTGTCGGTGGATACCCCGTCGCTGCGCTTCAACGCCGTCACCGGGCAATTGCTCGAGGCCAGTCCGGCCTCCGGTGGTGCGACCCAGACCCGCGGCGTGATGTACGGGCTGCACCTGGCGCGCTTCGCCGATTGGGGCCTGCGTGCGCTGTTCTTCCTGTCCGGCCTGATCGGCTGCCTGATGGTCGCCAGCGGCGTGGTGCTGTGGGCGGTCAAGGAGCGGCCCAAGCACGCCAAGTCCGGCAAGACCGGGTTCGGCCTGCGCCTGGTCGACGCGCTCAACATCGGTGCGGTGGCTGGCCTGCCGATCGCGTTCGCCACCTATTTCCTGGCCAATCGCCTGCTGCCGGTGCAGATGGCCGAGCGCTCCAACGCCGAGGTCAATGCGTTCTTCTATGCCTGGGCCGCCGCATTGCTGGCCGGTTTCATCTGGCCCAAGCGGATGATGTGGACCTGGCAGCTGTACCTGGGGGGCGTGCTGTTCGCCCTGATTCCGGTGGTCAACGCCTTCACCACGCAGGCGCATCTGGGCGTCACCCTGCGCACCGGTGACTGGGTGCTGGCCGGGTTCGATCTGACCATGCTCGCCTTCGGCGCGATGCTGGCCTACTGCGGCCATCGCATGCAGCGTTGGCAGCCACCGCTGAGCGCGGCTGAGAAGAAGCGCCGCCAGCAGGCCGCTGCTGCGGAGGCGACGGCATGA
- a CDS encoding DUF3649 domain-containing protein, producing MPVSPIDQQVSVDSTPHASARFNRLGSFFTRPWLGVLSRSLAAIFGGYALAATCSMFFAVALPIARGQAVLTGMMVAIVLCACAALWAFATRTALRAWVGILIPTVLFWVGTRLLQGAA from the coding sequence ATGCCCGTTTCCCCGATCGATCAGCAGGTTTCCGTGGACAGCACGCCGCACGCCAGCGCCAGGTTCAACCGTCTTGGTTCCTTCTTCACCCGCCCCTGGCTGGGTGTGTTGTCACGTTCGCTCGCCGCGATCTTCGGCGGCTACGCGCTGGCCGCGACCTGCTCGATGTTCTTCGCGGTCGCCCTGCCGATCGCGCGCGGGCAGGCCGTGCTGACCGGCATGATGGTGGCGATCGTGCTGTGCGCCTGCGCGGCGCTGTGGGCGTTCGCTACCCGCACCGCCCTGCGCGCCTGGGTCGGCATCCTGATACCCACCGTGCTGTTCTGGGTGGGCACCCGCCTGCTGCAGGGGGCCGCATGA
- a CDS encoding DUF3325 domain-containing protein produces the protein MMLLAITLTFSAFTALSLAMDKHQLDLHGKAGASASRMRVWRWVGWTLLTVAFALCVLDHGWAIGPVLWLGALTISGLLIAFGLYPYRPRWIAPLAWVLPVVGLAVALVAR, from the coding sequence ATGATGCTGCTCGCGATCACACTGACCTTCTCCGCGTTCACGGCGCTGTCGCTGGCCATGGACAAGCACCAGCTGGACCTGCACGGCAAAGCCGGCGCCAGCGCATCGCGCATGCGGGTGTGGCGCTGGGTGGGCTGGACGTTGCTGACCGTCGCCTTCGCATTGTGCGTGCTGGATCACGGCTGGGCGATCGGCCCGGTGCTGTGGCTGGGCGCGCTGACGATCAGCGGGTTGCTGATCGCGTTCGGGCTGTATCCGTACCGCCCGCGCTGGATTGCGCCGCTGGCCTGGGTGTTGCCGGTGGTGGGGCTGGCGGTGGCGCTGGTCGCGCGTTGA